A single Lactuca sativa cultivar Salinas chromosome 8, Lsat_Salinas_v11, whole genome shotgun sequence DNA region contains:
- the LOC111914272 gene encoding uncharacterized protein LOC111914272, which translates to MKQSISGGGGGGGGGGVCGGRGLKIPSEDEVEVISILINLPNLISKSELLSKYSFTWGRKKKRSVLVPKSESSPSTHRQINESRPEKVKAAEADKSPSTPLCFLPSGSGSDGAADKPKQHSSSKKHSKRKATNDLIERYHEMQQEREILVRKIKAMENHREELIAQNLELKRKRQEINTRNMDDLHLWNNSMRMNRDQQHYHRQQQQHQQITMYAPPPAAAPPQLQQHCQQFMVDPNNGKVVAVSCSGKSNNGGRFDFFNQIDARVKIQGETFDFMTPSQPLDQSKYLAMDNDQRVRSAAEARRYRVMRMKENKNSSSAMKLSRGCR; encoded by the exons ATGAAACAGAGTATCAGCGGCGGTGGAGGTGGAGGCGGAGGCGGAGGCGTGTGTGGTGGCCGTGGGTTGAAAATTCCGAGTGAAGATGAGGTTGAAGTTATTAGTATTTTGATCAATCTACCGAATCTAATTTCGAAATCGGAGTTGCTAAGTAAATACAGTTTTACTTGGGGTCGAAAGAAGAAAAGATCTGTGTTGGTTCCgaaatcggaatcgtctccgtcAACTCACCGTCAAATTAATGAGAGTAGACCGGAGAAAGTAAAGGCGGCCGAAGCTGATAAAAGCCCTTCAACGCCGCTGTGTTTCTTACCTAGTGGCAGCGGAAGCGACGGTGCTGCTGATAAGCCTAAACAACACTCATCTTCGAAGAAACATTCAAAGAGAAAG GCAACGAATGATTTGATTGAGAGATATCACGAAATGCAACAAGAAAGAGAAATCCTCGTAAGG AAAATAAAAGCCATGGAGAATCATCGTGAAGAACTCATCGCTCAAAATCTGGAGTTGAAACGAAAAAGACAAGAG ATAAATACGAGAAACATGGATGATCTTCACTTATGGAATAACTCTATGAGAATGAATCGTGATCAACAACATTATCAtcgtcaacaacaacaacatcaacaaattACCATGTATGCCCCTCCTCCGGCGGCGGCGCCGCCACAATTACAGCAGCATTGTCAACAATTTATGGTCGATCCGAACAACGGCAAAGTGGTGGCGGTGAGTTGCTCCGGTAAGAGTAACAATGGTGGTAGATTTGATTTCTTCAATCAGATTGATGCACGTGTCAAGATTCAAGGGGAGACTTTTGATTTCATGACTCcatctcagccgttggatcagagTAAATATTTAGCGATGGATAATGATCAAAGGGTCAGAAGTGCAGCAGAGGCAAGAAGGTATCGGGTTATGAGGATGAAAGAGAACAAGAACTCTTCGTCGGCGATGAAATTGTCGAGAGGGTGTAGATGA